From Thermomonas sp. XSG, one genomic window encodes:
- a CDS encoding aminotransferase class III-fold pyridoxal phosphate-dependent enzyme, with protein sequence MSLIDTLAPLRAHGKARTTGLDDAVILDFAARDPQLGEAVAAAVEEYARIRDEFPELLALDENAQAAQVQADFVNFYAADAANPYVALTARGPWIVTLKGAVLYDTGGYGMLGLGHAPQAVLDAMAKPQAMANIMTPSVSQLRFTRAMRREIGQTRGGCPYTAFMCLNSGSESVSLASRIVDTNAKTQTDAGARHAGKAIKRLVVKGAFHGRTERPALYSDSSRKTYLQHLASFRGEDSVLTVAPYDKDALRKIFAEADANGWFIEAMFLEPVMGEGDPGRSVPVDFYNLARELTRAHGGLLLVDSIQAGLRATGYLSIVDYPGFEQVEAPDMETYSKALNAGQYPLSVLAVSAAAADIYKRGLYGNTMTANPRALDVACTVLASLTPELRSNIQQRGRDAVAMLEALQAELGGPITKVQGTGLLFSCELTKQFKGYGAGSTEEWMREHGIGVIHGGENSLRFTPQFAVTREELELVVNVVKRALLEGPRVSQAAAA encoded by the coding sequence ATGAGCCTGATCGACACCCTCGCCCCGCTGCGCGCCCACGGCAAGGCCCGCACCACCGGCCTGGACGACGCCGTCATCCTGGATTTCGCCGCCCGCGATCCGCAGCTGGGCGAAGCCGTCGCCGCCGCGGTCGAAGAGTACGCGCGGATCCGCGACGAGTTCCCCGAGTTGCTGGCGCTGGACGAGAACGCCCAGGCCGCGCAGGTGCAGGCCGACTTCGTCAACTTCTACGCTGCCGACGCCGCCAACCCCTACGTGGCGCTTACCGCGCGCGGCCCGTGGATCGTCACCCTGAAGGGCGCGGTGCTGTACGACACCGGCGGCTACGGCATGCTGGGCCTGGGCCACGCGCCGCAGGCGGTGCTGGACGCGATGGCCAAGCCGCAGGCGATGGCCAACATCATGACCCCCAGCGTCTCCCAGCTGCGCTTTACCCGCGCCATGCGCCGGGAGATCGGCCAGACCCGCGGCGGCTGCCCCTATACCGCCTTCATGTGCCTGAACTCCGGCTCCGAATCGGTATCGCTGGCCTCGCGCATCGTCGACACCAACGCCAAGACCCAGACCGACGCCGGCGCACGCCACGCCGGCAAGGCGATCAAGCGACTGGTGGTGAAGGGCGCCTTCCACGGCCGCACCGAGCGCCCGGCGCTGTATTCCGACTCCAGCCGCAAGACCTACCTGCAGCACCTGGCCAGCTTCCGCGGCGAGGATTCGGTGCTGACCGTGGCGCCGTACGACAAGGACGCGCTGCGCAAGATCTTCGCCGAGGCCGATGCCAACGGCTGGTTCATCGAGGCGATGTTCCTCGAGCCGGTCATGGGCGAAGGCGATCCCGGCCGCAGCGTGCCGGTGGACTTCTACAACCTGGCCCGCGAACTGACCCGCGCCCACGGCGGCCTGCTGCTGGTCGACTCGATCCAGGCCGGCCTGCGTGCCACCGGCTACCTGTCGATCGTGGACTACCCCGGCTTCGAGCAGGTCGAGGCGCCGGACATGGAAACCTATTCCAAGGCGCTCAACGCCGGCCAGTACCCGCTGTCGGTGCTGGCGGTCAGCGCGGCCGCGGCGGACATCTACAAGCGCGGCCTGTACGGCAACACCATGACTGCCAACCCGCGCGCGCTGGACGTGGCCTGCACCGTGCTGGCCTCGCTCACGCCGGAGCTGCGCAGCAACATCCAGCAGCGCGGCCGCGACGCCGTGGCCATGCTGGAAGCGCTGCAGGCCGAACTGGGCGGCCCGATCACCAAGGTGCAGGGCACCGGCCTGCTGTTCTCCTGCGAGCTGACCAAGCAATTCAAGGGCTACGGCGCCGGCTCCACTGAGGAATGGATGCGCGAACACGGCATCGGCGTGATCCATGGCGGCGAAAACTCGCTGCGCTTCACTCCGCAGTTCGCGGTCACCAGGGAAGAGCTGGAACTGGTGGTCAACGTGGTCAAGCGCGCGCTGCTGGAAGGCCCGCGGGTGTCCCAGGCCGCGGCGGCCTGA